A single region of the Thermotoga profunda AZM34c06 genome encodes:
- a CDS encoding 4Fe-4S binding protein, translating to MGKKLSVKDRERCIGCYSCMFACSRAWHNIIGIEKSAMRVKNYPGVEGAFSVRVCQACLDPECAQVCPTGALKLSKRGYGVELEKEKCTHCMKCVKACSASALQWDEETKLPLPCLHCGICVMYCPTNVLEMQEVIGNVQNA from the coding sequence ATGGGCAAAAAATTATCCGTCAAGGACAGAGAAAGATGTATAGGTTGTTATTCTTGTATGTTTGCATGCTCCAGAGCGTGGCATAACATAATAGGGATAGAAAAATCAGCTATGAGAGTGAAAAATTATCCTGGAGTTGAAGGGGCATTCTCGGTGAGAGTCTGTCAGGCTTGCCTTGATCCAGAATGTGCACAGGTTTGTCCTACAGGTGCACTCAAGCTTTCGAAGAGAGGTTATGGCGTTGAATTAGAAAAAGAAAAATGTACACATTGTATGAAATGTGTTAAGGCATGCAGTGCAAGTGCACTTCAGTGGGATGAGGAAACAAAACTTCCTTTGCCTTGTTTGCACTGTGGAATCTGTGTCATGTATTGCCCAACAAATGTGTTAGAAATGCAAGAGGTGATAGGCAATGTACAAAATGCTTGA